Within Mongoliitalea daihaiensis, the genomic segment TAATGTGGGCAAATCAACCCTTTTCAATGCATTATCCAGTGCAAAAGCAGAAGCAGCAAATTTTCCATTTTGTACCATAGAACCAAATGTGGGAGTAGTTTCAGTTCCAGATCAACGATTAAAAACCCTGGAGTCTTTGGTTAATCCCAACCGGGTAGTTCCTACAGTCATTGAATTTGTAGATATAGCAGGATTAGTGAAGGGAGCTTCCAAAGGTGAAGGATTGGGAAATAAGTTTCTTGCCAATATAAGGGAGGTCGATGCTGTTATACATGTAGTCAGATGTTTTGACGACGATAATATCGTACACGTAGCAGGAGGTGTAGATCCTATTTTTGACAAAGAAGTCATCGATACAGAATTACAATTAAAAGACATTGAATCTGTAGACAAGAAAATTGCGCGCTTAGAAAAAATAGCTAAGTCCGGTGATGCCAAAGCAAAAAAGGAATTGGAAACCCTCCAATTGTTTAAAAGCGAATTAACCAGTGGGAAAAATGCCCGAGCAGTTCAAGTCGAAAAAGAAGATTTGGAAGCAGTAAGAGACTTACATCTTTTGACTATCAAACCTGTATTGTATGTAGCAAATGTGGATGAAAAAAGTATTCTAACAGGTAACGCTTTTGTGGACCAATTAAGAGAAAAGGTGAAAGAGGAAAACGCAGAGGTGATTGTCCTGTGTGCAGCAATCGAATCACAAATAGCTGAATTTGATGATCTCGAAGAAAAGGAGCTTTTTCTTTCTGAATATGGATTAGATGAAAGTGGACTGAATAAACTGATTCAAGGAGCATACACCCTACTGGATTTGATTACCTATTTTACAGCAGGGGTACAAGAAGTAAGAGCTTGGACGATTAAAAAAGGTTGGAAAGCCCCACAAGCAGCTGGTGTAATTCATACAGATTTTGAAAGAGGGTTTATCAAAGCTGAAGTGATCAAGCTTGGAGACTACGAAAAGTTTAAAACTGAAGCAGCATGTCGCGAAAATGGCAAAATAGCCATTGAAGGAAAAGAATATATCGTTAAGGATGGCGATATTATGCATTTTAGGTTCAATGTGTGATAATTAGAAAAAAAAATTGCTAAATTTGACGCAACCTATGTATATTAAATTCGTTACTTAATAACATCTTAATTATTGTTTAATTAATATTTTTGTTACCCGTGAGAATAAGATTAATATTTTCTTTAAAAAACAAAGGAGCTTATTTACCCTTTCACCACCAGTACATACTGGCACAGTTCCTCAAAGGTCTCATTGTCAAAGGAGGCAACGAAGAGTTTTTCAATTACAATTACTTCAACTTCTCTGGTTTGAAAGGTCAAACCAAAGTCAGTAGAAGTGGACTTCATTACTATTCAAGTTTAGTCACCCTTGTGCTTTCATCACCCAATGAAAAATTCATGGAATACCTTCTTGAACAAGTGTTTGAAACTCCTAAAATTGAATTAGGAAATCTCATTCTTTCCCCTGAGTACACTGAACTGGAATCAGAACCTGAGTTGGAGACTTCAAACAAATTTGTTTGTATCTCGCCTTTGGTGTTACTAACCCCTGCCTTCAATGATGAGTCAGGTAAGCGATTCATTAATCCAGATACCGATGAATTTTCGGATCTGTTGTATGAATCTACCTTAACTCGTATGGAAAGATCAGGATGGTACACTCAAGAACAGATGGAGTCTTTCTACAAGTTCCAAGTAGTACCAGACATGAATTATGTAAATAAGCTAAGAGAGCAGCAAAAGAAATTTGCTAGAATCTACTCGGTGTATGATATGGATGTCAAATATGAAGTAAGAGGCTATACGCTTCCATTTACTTTGTATGCTGCTCCAGAAGTACAGGATTTTGTCTTCAAATGTGGTTTGGGAGCTTTCACCCATAAAGGTTTTGGCATGTTGGATTTAGCCAATCATGGTACTACCCAGCGCACAACTCCTTACAAATTTAAGAGAGAGGGATTCGTCCCATACAAACCAAATGAAAGACAAAAACCTTCAGAATTGGAGGAAGGTTCAGAAGAATTGTAAATAAAAAAACCGGCCTTATAGCCGGTTTTTTTTGTTAAAATCTTCGCTTATTCGGGTTTAGATTAAAGTACCCGATGAGTTCATCATATCTTGAACCCATATCTCGATAATATACAAAAATCTCATATTCGTTCTCTGCTTCAAAAAAACTTCCCTCTAAGGACCGTGTATCAAACCCACTCGATGTCTTGTATCCATACATATAGTCGTACCACCCTTGCTTCATCAAAAGTGTAGCCTCGTAAGTATTACTGCGCTTATTCAATTCCATTTTTGCAGCAGGATCCTTGCCCCATTGGGTAAATGCCCCAATGATGTAAGGGGTATCTGTGACACCTTCTGCCGACAGACTAAATGTGGTCATCATATACTCGCTTTCCAGATCGTAATTTCTTCGCTCCAAGTTCATGATTGCAAACTGCCCATTGACATCTAAGTATTCATTGTATACAGTATTTTTTCGTACACCATCAACTCCGGATTCCGCATATACTATATCAGATTCCATGCGTATAGACCGTACATTTATCCCTCTTGCACGAACAAATCGCAGATCAATAAAGCGAAACTCATTGCCACCCCAAAAGACGTTAGAGCCATCAAAAAGATTGTATTCAATCATCCTCGTATCTTCCCTTAACATGGTAGGTTTATTCAAAATCCGATTATTCTCCCATTGCTGATTTTGACGGATAACCACACGTAAATTGTTCAAGGGATCAAATAGCTCTCTAGCTCTATAATTTACCGATACATTGATTTGCTGTACTTCCCTCCTATTTTCATTTTGACTCGGAGGCACTACCCTTCCCGCAACACCTAACGTTTTCTGATAGACCATAAAGCGCTTCGTGAGTACGGTTTGATTGATATCTCGACCACGATACATAACAAGTACATAGTTTCCTGATTTGGAGACTGGAGGAACAATAAAGTTGTAATGTATGTAGGGAATGCGCGTATCAATAGAATAACTATAATCCAACACATTAAACTCATTGAATTGATTTAGATATTCTGGCTCTTTTAAGTCTGATGGAGACCAATCCATTGTACAGTGAATAAGTTTCACTGAATACAAATCAGGATCGTAGGCTAAGTCATCAAAACTCAGCTGTAGTTGAACACCGCTATTCAATTCCACAACTGGGGTATTGAACTGTGCAGAAAAATCACCTGCTCGTGGAAAAAGCCTGGCGGACAAAATATTCTCATCAAAAACTTTATCCTCATAAACTGTCTGCCCTAAAAGAGGCTGAAAAATAACTAAAAAAATAATAATCAAAATTACCCTCATGATTCTCATTATTTGTATTAATTACTTCATTTAGTAAAACTACATTTTGGAAGAAGCCAAAATGTACTCAGCATCCACTGTCATGATATGACAGGAAGGTTCATCAAAATCTACAAGTAAATGCAGTTTTTACAGTACTGTACACATTCAAGCATCCTCAAAAGAGTAATTGCCAGGCTCTAATGGCATAAAATTATTTACCTGTCAACTTTTCTTGCAAATCACCAATAGCCCCTATCAAATCCTCCCAAATATTGTTTAATTGTTGCTCTTTTGATTTTAACAACTCATAGCTTTGATTGAGTTTAGCCATTTTTTCGACAGACTCATAATTTTCGGGTAACGCCATCGCTGCCTCCTTTTCCCCTTTTTCCAGCTCTAGAGACATCACCTGTTCTTCTATTTGAGCCAGTTCCTGTTCCTTTTTCTTTAGCTCTTTTTTCCAAAGATGCTCATCAGACGGATTAATTTCTTTTCGTTTGGAAACCAGTTTTACTTCTGTTTTCAGTACTGTTTTCTCCTCTTGCTGAGACTTCCAATACACAAACTCTTCATAAGTACCCAAGTACTCTTTTATTTGGTGGTCCTCTATATACCAAATTTTATTGGCTACTCCACGAATAAAGTGGCGATCATGGGATACCGTAATAAAGGTACCTTCATATTGCTGCAAAGCCTGTATCAGAATATTAACGGACTGCATATCCAAATGGTTGGTTGGCTCATCAAGCAATAAAAAATTCGCCTCAGAAATCAATGTTTTTGCCAAAGCTACTCGTGACTTTTCGCCTCCAGATAAAACTTTGATTTTTTTAAACACATCTTCGTTAGTGAAAAGAAAACAACCTAAAACATTTCGTAACTCAGTATCTAACTTACCACTTCCTGCTTGCTGCATTTCTTGAAGTATCTCATTATCTACATTCAAGGCCTCCAGCTGATGCTGTGCATAAAATGACTTGATGACATTGAATCCGTGTTCACGCTTGCCTTTTATAGGTTCTGTCCCATCAATTATGCGGAGTAATGTAGACTTACCCTTTCCATTGGCACCAATCAAAGCAATTTTATCTCCTCGCTCAATTCGTGCAGTTGAATCTTCTAGAATCACCAAGTCTCCGTAGGCTTTGGATACTTGTTCCAAAACCACCAAGTCTCTTCCAGACTTTTGGGAAAACTTAAATTTAAAATTTACCGATATGTTATCGTCCACTACTTCATTTACACGTTCCAAGCGATCGAGTGCCTTGACTCGAGACTGTACCTGATTTGATTTGGTGGCTTTTGCCCGAAAACGCTCAATAAATCGCTCCGTCTGCTTGATCATTTGTTGCTGATTTTCATAAGCATTTTGTTGAATTTCCATCCGCTCCTTTTTCTCTTCTTGGAAGAAGGAGTAATTGCCTGAGTAGCTTGTCAGTGTGCCATTTGCTACCTCCACAATTACAGAAACGCAATTATCTAAAAATTCCTGATCGTGAGACACTACAACAACTGCTCCCTCATAGGACTTCAAATAGTTTTCAACCCACTGGATAGAAGGAAGATCTAAGTGGTTGGTTGGTTCATCCAACATGAGTAAAGAGGGTTTCTCTAAAAGAAGCTTGGCTAACATCACTCTCATTCTCCAGCCACCAGAAAAGGTTTTTAAAGGGCGTTTGAGATCCGCTGTTTGGAATCCGATACCTTCCAACACTTCTTCCGCTTTTGCTTTGATCGTGTACCCTTCATTCGCTTCAAATCTATCTTGTAAAGTAGCCAGTTTATGGATGATTTCATCCGAATAATCTGTCTCCATTTGCTTGAGGACTTGATCGATTTCTGCTTGAAGCGCCAAAGTATCCTTGAAAGCCTCCAATGCCACATCCAAAATACTATCTTCAGATTGATACGATAGTAAATCCTGATTCAAAAACCCAATGGTACAATCTTTTGCTTTCTGAACCTCCCCCGAACTTGGTAAATAGTCACCATGAATGATCTTTAGCAGGGTAGACTTCCCAGTACCATTCATACCTACTAAACCAATTTTGTCTTTAGGGCGAATATGAAGAGAAGCATTCTCGTACAGTGCCCTTCCGCCAATAAAATAAGAGAGATTATTAATCGATAACATGGTGCAAAAATAAGGAAACAAACCAAGAATGGACTAGAAATCGAATGATAATACAAAGATGGATCCCAATAAAACAATTCATCTAGCCAAAGAGTACTTAATTTGATATATTACAATCAAATTACATCCATATTCAAAGATAAACATGAGATTTACACCCTTAGTTTTCACAGGTTTCGCACTGTTCTTTTCTTTAGGCTGCGATGCTCAAAAAAAATCTGCTCCTGAAATCCAGCTCGAAACAATTCGACTACCTAAAGGCTTCACGATAGAAGTATGGGCGGATAATATCCCAGATGCTCGTTCGCTTGCATCCAATGAGGATGGTAGCCTTATCTTCGTGGGAAATAGGCAAGGAAAAAATGTGTATGCCTTAAAAGACACCAATGGAGATGGAAAGGCCGATAAAAAATATACACTTGCCAGTGGACTGAGAATGCCCAATGGTGTAGCCTTCAAAGATGGTAACCTCTATGTTGCAGAAGTAAGCCGTATCCTGCGCTTTAAAGACATTGCAAAAAATCTAGACAATCCTTCGTTTGAAGTTGTTTATGATAAATATCCAGACAAAGCTCATCATGGATGGAAGTTCATTGCATTTGGACCTGATGGCATGTTGTATGTTCCTGTTGGTGCTCCCTGCAACATTTGTGAATCAGAAGAAATTTTTGCGAGTATCACACGAATTGATGTAAATAACCCAAATACACCGGAAATTTATGCTCATGGTGTCCGAAATACTGTAGGGTTTGCATGGCACCCAGTAACCAAAGATCTATGGTTTACGGACAATGGAAGAGACATGATGGGGGATGATATTCCTGACTGTGAACTGAATCATGCCCCTATGAAAGGGATGCACTATGGCTATCCATACTGGCATGCGGGGGATATAAAAGACCCTGAATTTGGTTCTAAGGGAAAGGGTCAATCAGCTTACACAGCTCCTGCAGCCAAGCTTGGTCCTCATACAGCTCCTTTAGGAATGCGCTTTTATACGGGTAACCAATTCCCTTCAACATACAAAAATTCCATTTTCATAGCAAAGCACGGCTCTTGGAATAGAAGTAGAAAAATCGGATACAATGTAGTAAGCGTCCTACTAGACGATAATCAAAAAGTTATTAGAGAAGATGTTTTTGCAGAAGGTTGGCTCAATGAAGATACACAAGAGGTGTGGGGTCGTCCCGTAGACGTGCTCCAACTTCCAGATGGTAGTATGTTAGTCTCTGATGATATGGCCAATTGTGTGTATAGGATTCGATACAAAGGATAAAGACCATTAAAAAAGGTAGCCATTTCTGTGCTACCTTTTTTAGTGAATTTCAGTTTATCTCCTATACACTATTGGAACCGCTTGAAAATTACTT encodes:
- the ychF gene encoding redox-regulated ATPase YchF; its protein translation is MALQCGIVGLPNVGKSTLFNALSSAKAEAANFPFCTIEPNVGVVSVPDQRLKTLESLVNPNRVVPTVIEFVDIAGLVKGASKGEGLGNKFLANIREVDAVIHVVRCFDDDNIVHVAGGVDPIFDKEVIDTELQLKDIESVDKKIARLEKIAKSGDAKAKKELETLQLFKSELTSGKNARAVQVEKEDLEAVRDLHLLTIKPVLYVANVDEKSILTGNAFVDQLREKVKEENAEVIVLCAAIESQIAEFDDLEEKELFLSEYGLDESGLNKLIQGAYTLLDLITYFTAGVQEVRAWTIKKGWKAPQAAGVIHTDFERGFIKAEVIKLGDYEKFKTEAACRENGKIAIEGKEYIVKDGDIMHFRFNV
- the cas6 gene encoding CRISPR-associated endoribonuclease Cas6 yields the protein MRIRLIFSLKNKGAYLPFHHQYILAQFLKGLIVKGGNEEFFNYNYFNFSGLKGQTKVSRSGLHYYSSLVTLVLSSPNEKFMEYLLEQVFETPKIELGNLILSPEYTELESEPELETSNKFVCISPLVLLTPAFNDESGKRFINPDTDEFSDLLYESTLTRMERSGWYTQEQMESFYKFQVVPDMNYVNKLREQQKKFARIYSVYDMDVKYEVRGYTLPFTLYAAPEVQDFVFKCGLGAFTHKGFGMLDLANHGTTQRTTPYKFKREGFVPYKPNERQKPSELEEGSEEL
- a CDS encoding type IX secretion system plug protein — its product is MRVILIIIFLVIFQPLLGQTVYEDKVFDENILSARLFPRAGDFSAQFNTPVVELNSGVQLQLSFDDLAYDPDLYSVKLIHCTMDWSPSDLKEPEYLNQFNEFNVLDYSYSIDTRIPYIHYNFIVPPVSKSGNYVLVMYRGRDINQTVLTKRFMVYQKTLGVAGRVVPPSQNENRREVQQINVSVNYRARELFDPLNNLRVVIRQNQQWENNRILNKPTMLREDTRMIEYNLFDGSNVFWGGNEFRFIDLRFVRARGINVRSIRMESDIVYAESGVDGVRKNTVYNEYLDVNGQFAIMNLERRNYDLESEYMMTTFSLSAEGVTDTPYIIGAFTQWGKDPAAKMELNKRSNTYEATLLMKQGWYDYMYGYKTSSGFDTRSLEGSFFEAENEYEIFVYYRDMGSRYDELIGYFNLNPNKRRF
- a CDS encoding ABC-F family ATP-binding cassette domain-containing protein, encoding MLSINNLSYFIGGRALYENASLHIRPKDKIGLVGMNGTGKSTLLKIIHGDYLPSSGEVQKAKDCTIGFLNQDLLSYQSEDSILDVALEAFKDTLALQAEIDQVLKQMETDYSDEIIHKLATLQDRFEANEGYTIKAKAEEVLEGIGFQTADLKRPLKTFSGGWRMRVMLAKLLLEKPSLLMLDEPTNHLDLPSIQWVENYLKSYEGAVVVVSHDQEFLDNCVSVIVEVANGTLTSYSGNYSFFQEEKKERMEIQQNAYENQQQMIKQTERFIERFRAKATKSNQVQSRVKALDRLERVNEVVDDNISVNFKFKFSQKSGRDLVVLEQVSKAYGDLVILEDSTARIERGDKIALIGANGKGKSTLLRIIDGTEPIKGKREHGFNVIKSFYAQHQLEALNVDNEILQEMQQAGSGKLDTELRNVLGCFLFTNEDVFKKIKVLSGGEKSRVALAKTLISEANFLLLDEPTNHLDMQSVNILIQALQQYEGTFITVSHDRHFIRGVANKIWYIEDHQIKEYLGTYEEFVYWKSQQEEKTVLKTEVKLVSKRKEINPSDEHLWKKELKKKEQELAQIEEQVMSLELEKGEKEAAMALPENYESVEKMAKLNQSYELLKSKEQQLNNIWEDLIGAIGDLQEKLTGK
- a CDS encoding PQQ-dependent sugar dehydrogenase, which encodes MRFTPLVFTGFALFFSLGCDAQKKSAPEIQLETIRLPKGFTIEVWADNIPDARSLASNEDGSLIFVGNRQGKNVYALKDTNGDGKADKKYTLASGLRMPNGVAFKDGNLYVAEVSRILRFKDIAKNLDNPSFEVVYDKYPDKAHHGWKFIAFGPDGMLYVPVGAPCNICESEEIFASITRIDVNNPNTPEIYAHGVRNTVGFAWHPVTKDLWFTDNGRDMMGDDIPDCELNHAPMKGMHYGYPYWHAGDIKDPEFGSKGKGQSAYTAPAAKLGPHTAPLGMRFYTGNQFPSTYKNSIFIAKHGSWNRSRKIGYNVVSVLLDDNQKVIREDVFAEGWLNEDTQEVWGRPVDVLQLPDGSMLVSDDMANCVYRIRYKG